ACGTCTCTGCTTTTGACGAGGTGGTGAAAGAAACGGGTATGGTGGCTGCCGGCTGGTATGTGGAGCATGCGGGTTGCCGGGGTTGGGAAGAAGGTGGGTTGCAGGTTTACCCTTCGCATGGCAATTTTATTATCAACAAGGGTATGGGGACACAGAAAGATTTCATCCGCCTTGTTGAGCGGGTGCGAAACCGGGTGCATGAAGTGTATGGTATTTGGCTGGCGCCAGAGGTGATTTGTTTTGATGCAGAAGGTAAGAACCACCAATGGTAAGTGAGGCAGTTTACAAGCAGCTCTTGCGTGACATCCGCCAAGTTGATCAGCAGGTTTCACTTGGGCAGTGGAACGGGTTAGGCGCAGGAGGAAGGGCTTCTTACTTTACCGAAGTGCGCGATGCCATGGAGTTGGCGGGTGCGGTCAAGGCAGCAATCGATGCGCATATCCCCTACGAAATTGTGGGCGCGGGGAAATCCGTATTATTTCCGGATGAAGAGTACCAAGGGCTCGTCATCTCAAACAAATCGGAAGGCTTCATTGTGGCAGCGGACCGTAGCCAGGTGGTAGTGGAAAGTGGGATGTCACTCCAGCGGTTCATAACCATGGCTGCTTCCAGGGGTTATGGTGGCATGACCCAGTTTTACGGTCACGGCGGAACAATTGGGGGTGCCGTCTACCACGGCTTGGAAGCGGGTGGTACGAGTATCTTGTCATTCATCCGGCACATTACGGTGCTTATGCCTCCTACAAAAATGAAGCCATATCCCACTGTCGTGCGGCAACGTGCCGACTGGCTGCGCAGGGATGACAAGGTCACCAAATTGCGCCATGGCCGCGATCAGCGGGCGTATGACGCACCTCGCCCCGTCCTTTTGAATGTGCAGTTCCAGCTCACGTCGGTCCGTCCGGACGAGATCCAGCGGCGTATTCAGCGCGAGTCAGAACAGAGGGAGAAGGCGCCTAGTGGGCTCAGTTTTGGTCCAGTTTTCATGGAGCCGGGCGGCGGTCAGTCCGTCAAAGAGATCCTAACCTATTCCAAGGCACAGCGACTGGTGGTAGAGGGCGTCCGTCCGGATAAGCGGGAGCCAAATTACCTGCGGGCCAGGAAAGGTGCTTCTGCGAGCGCTGTTTGGCAAACTGTGCAGGCATTGCAACAGTTAGTTAAAGATAGCTCTGGGATAGAACTTACCCCATGCTTCGAGCGTCTAGGGTATTGG
This genomic interval from Verrucomicrobiia bacterium contains the following:
- a CDS encoding FAD-binding protein; this encodes MVSEAVYKQLLRDIRQVDQQVSLGQWNGLGAGGRASYFTEVRDAMELAGAVKAAIDAHIPYEIVGAGKSVLFPDEEYQGLVISNKSEGFIVAADRSQVVVESGMSLQRFITMAASRGYGGMTQFYGHGGTIGGAVYHGLEAGGTSILSFIRHITVLMPPTKMKPYPTVVRQRADWLRRDDKVTKLRHGRDQRAYDAPRPVLLNVQFQLTSVRPDEIQRRIQRESEQREKAPSGLSFGPVFMEPGGGQSVKEILTYSKAQRLVVEGVRPDKREPNYLRARKGASASAVWQTVQALQQLVKDSSGIELTPCFERLGYWPETRREDAVVA